In Manis pentadactyla isolate mManPen7 chromosome 8, mManPen7.hap1, whole genome shotgun sequence, the following are encoded in one genomic region:
- the KCNJ3 gene encoding G protein-activated inward rectifier potassium channel 1 isoform X2 — protein sequence MSALRRKFGDDYQVVTTSSSGSGLQPQGPGQGPQQQLVPKKKRQRFVDKNGRCNVQHGNLGSETSRYLSDLFTTLVDLKWRWNLFIFILTYTVAWLFMASMWWVIAYTRGDLNKAHVGNYTPCVANVYNFPSAFLFFIETEATIGYGYRYITDKCPEGIILFLFQSILGSIVDAFLIGCMFIKMSQPKKRAETLMFSEHAVISMRDGKLTLMFRVGNLRNSHMVSAQIRCKLLKG from the coding sequence ATGTCTGCACTCCGAAGGAAATTTGGGGACGATTACCAGGTAGTGACCACCTCGTCCAGCGGCTCGGGCTTGCAGCCCCAGGGGCCGGGTCAGGGCCCGCAGCAGCAGCTTGTGCCCAAGAAGAAGCGGCAGCGGTTCGTGGACAAGAACGGCCGGTGCAATGTCCAGCACGGCAACCTGGGCAGCGAGACCAGCCGCTACCTCTCGGACCTCTTCACCACCCTGGTGGACCTCAAGTGGCGCTGGAACCTCTTCATCTTCATCCTCACCTACACGGTGGCCTGGCTCTTCATGGCGTCCATGTGGTGGGTGATCGCCTACACCCGGGGCGACCTGAACAAAGCCCACGTCGGCAACTACACGCCCTGCGTGGCCAACGTCTATAACTTCCCGTCGGCCTTCCTCTTCTTCATCGAGACGGAGGCCACCATCGGCTATGGCTACCGCTACATCACCGACAAGTGCCCCGAGGGCAtcatcctcttcctcttccagtCCATCCTGGGCTCCATCGTGGACGCCTTCCTCATCGGCTGCATGTTCATCAAGATGTCCCAGCCCAAGAAGCGCGCCGAGACCCTCATGTTCAGCGAGCACGCGGTGATCTCCATGAGGGATGGAAAACTCACGCTCATGTTCCGCGTGGGCAACCTGCGCAACAGCCACATGGTCTCCGCGCAGATCCGCTGTAAGCTGCTCAAA